GCGCTCCAGATCATCGGGCAGCACGTAGTCGAAGTGCGCCAAGCGCGTCACCTGCAGATCATCGCGTATGCGCTCCAGGAACTGTTCCAGCTGCACCTCACGCAGCAAATCCTCCAGCCAGGCTGTCTCGCTGGCGCTGCCATCGCCACCCGCAGGTGAACCCATTATTGTGTCAGCTGCCAGGTGcaaataaatcaagtaaaacaattaaatttgaagacaatcttaaataatttaacagAAATAAAACAGCTGTCTTTTTATGCAAACGATTTTTTaaccaaataataaaaatcgcGATTTAACAGAGGACAAATACCTTTTAAAATGTGTGTTTCGATTAATCCTGTGATTtgacataaaaaatatttcgctcagaatatatattttttgatctGGAAACCTTTTCCTGGGTGCTTCGAGTACTTTTCTCACACTGCGTAGAAAAGTATTCCAAGTCTTTTAATGAATCATGCTTTGACTCAGTATATCTTTTTGAATATAATTGAAGTATTTGACTATCCATTCTCCTTTTCTTGCTGCTCTCTGAAGTTGCTtaagaaatgcaatttttcaCAATATGTTTGCATCGTTTTTAAGTTGAGAATAGCCCTTTTCTTTGGGGGGATGGGGGGTGGCCTACAACAAATTGaagtttgttttttgcctCGAATTTAGACGGGGACTTCCCACGCTCACGACAATTTGggaaatttgatttgcatgcCGCTCACGTCTGTTGTGTTACATTTTCtcggcaacaaaaaaaataaaataaaagaggaAAGCATTGAATTGTGTCTAGCTTTGAGTTCGAACATGTTTAAAGGGGGTTGCGGTTCGCTTTCAAACTTGTTGCTACGCCCAGTTTTTTCGAAAAGCCGCGGCGAACTTGAACCCATAAAGTCGAGACATAATTGCCTTAAAGTACTTAGTTAGCGAAAGTGCCATATGAGAATTTATGGTcagcataaaattaaaattgcccACCAGTCGCTGCTTTATTATCAATAGCAACAGCATTACGTCAGCCATAAGCAGCGGTAACAGCGCAGGCGACGcagactgcgactgcgacagcgactgcgctGCTGCATGCAAGTGGGCCACGCAGTGcctgtgcgcgtgtgtgtatgtgaggaagagagcgagagcaaaagagagagagagcagagcgcgcagctgcaacatcaacagcacgCATGACGTCAAAGTAGCAGCGACTGCAACGAGAGTTAAAAGAATTCTTGACGCGTGCTAAAGTTGCATTTGTAAGCGATAAGAGCCGGAGGGGAGCTGCGGAACAACGAGTTTCTGTGATTGTTTGTGCTCGCTTAGAAATGAGCGCAGCCCACATTTTTAGAGCTTGACTAAGATCAATTCCAGCGATAAGCTTTGCAAAAAGCTTGAGCTAATAACGCTTAGCGAACTAAACTATTGAGCAATTATTTAGACGGAAACAATTAGTGTTGCAAAGCGGATGCGGGCGAACAACGACACAAACTGATATTAAAACTACAAAAGTCGCTTGGAAAACAGATATTCCAGAAATGAGAGAACTTATAAATTTACTCTAACATCTTCATTTGGAAATCAGAAAAGccgaaaatgtatttttatccAATTTTTAGTCcctttaaataattattactaCTATTATTTCTTCTTAATAAAAGATGCGATacgaaaattattttttattaattaagatCCCAGGTGTTCGCATTTTCGAACAACCACTGTTATCTGTGGTGAAAATCATCCACCACCCAAAATTAGAACAGTTGCGACCACAGAAGGATACAAAAGGCTCACAGTTGTGCGAATTCGCAGCAGATTGATAACAAGAACACCCAATAAAGGGGCGCTTACCCGAGTGAGAGCTTCTGGCGAgcggttttggtttttgggaacagctgcagccgctggcCGAATAAAGTCACAGGCAATGGCTCAGCGAAGCGTTGACGCTtccgttgttgtcgtcgtcgtttgtgttgttgttgttgttgtcggctgCTGCACTTTGCGAAACTTCCTGTCTGGCTGGTGAACAGGTTGTGAAGATGAAACTGAAACTCAATACGTGTGCACAGCTTGGACAGCCGCAGCAGGCGCAAGGTGAAGGACGTCAAcgtcgatgtcgatgtcgacGTCTACGTCGTTTTGTATTGTGTTCGGTGCGTTTGTATGCGTGCGCGTATgtgcgagtgtatgtgtgttgctTTGTTTACACTCGCAGAAAGAGCAGCTGGCTCTGGAAGCGCCAACGTTGTACATGGAAATTGGCCATCATCGTCGTCATAACCGGGGCGAATCGAGGAGCAAGAGGAGGCcgcttaatattaatttagcTGGGcccccacacacgcacacacacactgcacaGACACTAATGCACTCTTTCAACAGACGATTTGCCCGTGCcccgcgctgctgctgctgctgtcgtcacagttttttgcacaaattttctacagttttTACCCCTTGTTTTtgatagttgttgttgctgctgttggttgtgTGCGTGCCAGCGTTTATTTTGTTACATATTCCTCACATTAGCTTTGTGTAATTTcgcataaattaaacaaaaattaacgTTTTCCATGGAAATGCGCGCACGAAAGACAGCACAAAATGAagatagtaaaaaaaaaaatgagggGCGAATGCACGAAACGAAGCTTTAGCTTTAGCTGCTATTGCGTTGACAAGTACTGCACGAAGAGCTTTTATTCGAGTCACGTTTACAGCTTGTtgttcagcagcagcaaacaacaaaacaaagcgcgaggcttaattatatttttaaaacaaaatctgCTGGTAAAACCCGTGCGACACAGCCGCTTTCTGCGTAAGCTGATGTATCAATACTGGACGGCAGTGGGACCGAatctcaaaaacaaaaatatactaaCTTCCTTAATGCCAATCATTCCAGTGCCATCAAAATGCTAGCGTTAACAAGTCAACTTAATGTGGACTTCGCAGCCAACTTCATGCGGCTCATTGTGCGTCGCAACGGCGGTCACACTGTGTGTAGCCGCCTTGTGGTGAATGTCACTTCCAAGCACACGTGCAGAGCGCTCAATATTTGTTAGTGAGTTTTATTTAATGCTAAAGTTGCTTTaaagaaaccaaaaatatgCCGGCAGCTGTAGCTACAGGCATGCAAATCAATGGAccattgaaaaataaaaagattgTTTTTAACGATGATGGCGAAGCCTTGGCAAAGCCCAAAAACGAGAAGCACAACAAACAACCGCCTGCCCAAAAggcacaaaataataaaaatgcggCCAACAGAAGCGGACAGGTGAAACAGCCGCAGAGAATTAAGTTTGCCGACGATGGCAATGCAGAAGTAGAGGAGAAGGAGGCGCGATTCACTAAGAAGCCCAAAGAGCAGCCAGCAAAAAAGAGCAACCAACTCCCAGAAGGAGGCCCAGCAAAGAAGCCGCAGCGCATAAAGTTCGACGACGACGGCGCCGAGAAGCAGCAGGTGACGGAGAGTGAGAACGAGAGCGACTACGAAGCTGAGGAGACTGCCACAAAAAAGCGGAACAGGCAACAGTTCCAAGCAGACGACAACGATGCCCAGCAGAAATGGTATCAAGTGGTACGTAAGCTTTcccagaatatatatatgtatgcttatTAATCTGATatgatttaaatgcagcacacGGAGTATCCCTCCACCGATGAGGTGCTGGACATGAAGGAAAAcgagcagctggagctgtTCAATCTATGCAAATCGTCCTTTGAAGCGGAGAAGACAACATTCAATAAGCGTAGGTTAATCGTTGATAAAGTGTGTCAAACTTCTAACAATCATTTTATATTCCCGCGAAGGCAATCCCACTGATGCACGCTGGCTGCAGACTGCCCTGCACAAAGGCACTGCCAAGGATCGGGCCAATGCGGGCGCCTTGCTGGTGACCAGCAATCCGCTGGGCAATCTGGATGCACTCTCCAACCTGATTGCCTTCTGCAAGATATCAAACAAGAGCAGCAACGATGTCATTGCCGTGCTCACGGATCTGTGGCAGGaggtgctgctgccgccgcagcGCAAGCTGTTGGCCATACACACGCGCGGCGCCGACTGGAAGCATCTGAAGAAACGGGAGCTGCACAAGGAACAAACACGTCGCATCTACGCCTACTGGTATTTTGAGAGCGAGCTCAAGGATCAGTATCACGAGTATCTCAAGAACCTAATGCAGGGCCTGCAAACGGGTCAGGAGCACAATAAGACGGCTGCCATTGTGGCCGCTGCTAAACTGTTGGCCTATGCGCCCGAGAAGGAGCAAATGCTGCTCACAATGCTAGTCAACAAGCTGGGCGATCCCATTGCCAAAATAGCATCCAAGGCGCTGCATCATCTAAGCGAGGTGGCCCAACGGCATCCCAACATGTGCGGCGTCATTGTCGCCGAGGCCGAGAAGCTGCTCTTCCGCAACAACATTTCCGAGCGTGCCCAGCACTTTGCTTTGTGCTTTCTGTCCAGCATAGCGCCATCGGGTCGTCCCGAGGTCTGCACCAAGCTGGTCAACATATGCTTTGCTCTGTTCAAGGTGCTGGTGCAGAAGGGTGCCGTCAACAACCGCACCATGCAGGCGATTCTGCGTTGCCTGCAAAAGGCTATCACCGAGGCACAGCCGGCCAAGGGCAGCACGGAGCTGTTGACCAAGGAGATGCAGGATACCATCTATCGTCTGGTGCATCTGGCCGACATACGCGTCTCGGTTCAAACGCTgggcctgctgctgcagctggtcaCAGTGAAGACCGAGAAATCGGATCGCTTCTACAATGCGTTGTACATTAAACTGCTGGATCTGAATCTTATCAACATTGGCGGCAAGACAGCGGCCCAACTGCTGCACATTGTCCATCGAGCCATCCACACGGACAAGCATGTAGCACGGGCTCAGGCGTTTGTGAagcgcctgctgcagctggcgctCTATGCGCCGCCCAACATGGCTGCCGGCTGTCTGATTGTGCTGCACAAGCTGCTCCGCATGCGCCGCGAGCTCGTTGCTGGCATTGGGGACACGGCAATGGCGGCCAGTGCTAAGAAACTGCtgccggcagctgctgctgacgatCTGGACAAGTTTGGCAGCGATGGTGAGGAGGTGTACaaggatgtggatgtggatgtggatgagAAGCAGACGGAGGCGACGGTGAAAAAGGAGAAGGAACCCGGCAGCAGTTCCTGGCACCATGTCCATCTGGTTGCCACCGAGTCGTCCAAGGTGCGCGACATTGACGCCTGCAAATACGATCCCTACCATCGTGTGCCCGCCTTTGCGGGTGCCGGCTATGCGCTGCGCAAcgagctgctgcttctgcgCCAACATTATCATCCCACGGTGCAGGTCTTTGCCGAGCATATACTGCTGGGTGAGTAGCAACCGTTGTATGCCGTTTGGACTTCACTTAACTGTTACCTTTCCCGTCGTATAGAGCAACGCATCGATTACTATGGCGATCCGTTGCGTGACTTTGGTCTGCCGCATTTCCTGGAGCGTTTCGCTTTTAAGAATCCCAAGAAACTGGACCATCAGCAGGCAATGGAGGGCGCCGCCAGCGCTGCGCACAAGCGTTACACGGCATTCGGAGCACGTGGCAAGCCTGTTAAGTCGCTGACCAAGACCACCTGCACAGAGGATGAAATGTTTATATTCAATTATCTGGAGCATAAGCGCAAACAGGCAGAGCTGATGGAGCAGAGcaaaaagcagccaaaaataGAGGAAAAGGCACCGGAAACGGTGGATGATGATTTGAAGGAGGGCGAAGTCGACGATGATGAGTTTGAGTCCTATTTGGATGACTTCTTTGGCAAAAAGCTGAAACAAGGCGGCGATGATGACCACGACGAAGGAGAACTAAACTATCTAGAGGAGCTCGGCGGTGAGCTGCAGGCGGACAAGTccaaaaagaagcaaaagaagaagaagcaaacaGAAGATGATGATATGGATGACGATTGGGACGATGATGCTGAAGATGATCTATCAGGCGCTGAAGCAGACGATCAGTCGGACGATGAGACGGGCTCAATTGATTTGGAGCCCTTGGATGACAACGATGaggacgacgatgatgatgatgatgatgctggcTCCATATCTATGGATGACGATAGTGATGCAAGCGAGGCGCCCGACAGTCCTGACGCggatgaagatgatgatgatgacgatgcgCCACCCAAAACAAAGAAATCACGCAAAGATGCCACCTTGAATGAGCGCAACTTCGCTCAAAAACTGAAACACAGCAACGGTGCGTATGAGTTATTTGCTTAACTTACAAACTATGTATACTAATATATAATCGATTCCTAGATATGAGTTCGCTGTTTGCTGCTGCGGATGATTTCTCAGCGCTGCTTGAGGAAACGGGCAAATCCAAGGGACAGGGCACCAGTAATGCGCTCTTCAACAAGGACAAATCCTCCGATAAGCAACTGAAATGGGAGGAAAAGCGTCGCTCGAATAGCAAAATCTATACAAGCAAAAAGTTTGGCGGAGGCAAAGCCAAAATGGGTGGAGGCAAACCCAAAGCGGGCAAAAAACGAAAGCATTAGCTGGAAATCGAGATGCAGAGCGCTGTATGCAACtggttttatatatagaaatcaaATTGCTTTATCAATTctgtgtaaataaataaacaataaaacgaCTTTTGATAGTTACAAACAAAAACCACTTAAGTTTTGATGTCCTTCGAACTAGTTAGCAATGAGGCTTTGGGTTCTTGTCAGCTGTCTTAGGTATACCAAACGCAGGTCATTTCGATAACCAAGAAAGGAAATTAGCTCTTTTGACGGGTGTATAGCACAcctacatacgtacatacatacgaacacctatgtatgtatgtgcgtatgtatggatgtatgtatgtatgtatgtatgtatggatgtatgtatgtatggatgtatgtatgtatgtatgtatgtgtgtatgtatgtatgtgtgtatgtatgtatgtgtgtatgtatgtgtgtatgtatgtgtatgtatgtatgtgtgtatgtatgtatgtatgtatgtatgtatgtatgtatatatgtatgtatatatgtatgtatgcatgtatgtgtgtatgtatgtatgtatgtatatgtgtatgtatgtatgtacatatgtatgtatgtatctatgtatatatgtacctatgtatctatgtacctatgtatgtatgtatgtatggacATACGTATGTATCTATGAATggacatacgtatgtatgtacatatgtatgtacgcaaaacacaataaaaaaaaaacacattaaaaaaaaagcacaataaaaaaaacacaacaacaacaaaaagcactACACTACTGGCTAAGTATGAAAAACTGCTGAgcctacttgaattcttgagaatcgaggaggagagcacttggcagaaatttgatttatttacatGTGCTGTACAGCGACAAGTAAGTTTGGCTTGCGTTTGTGTATTAGaaaacaaacatgcatgctgtatatatatatatatacataaaggcatacatatatacataaatgcatacacacatgcacacacatatagcaCTTACATCGCTTCGTGCGAAATACTTGACTGACAATAAAATCAAAGGATTTTTAAGAAATAGGAAACTGGCGTATAtagttataaattataaagatTCTActgattaattaaaagttaTGTGTTTGCAAACATTGAAATTCATAGATAATTCTAATTTGAGACTTGTTGACTTTCTGAAATCGcttaaaattgatatttgaaatgttttatttgaaCTTTATATACAAACTTTGGTGACTTATACGCTAGCAAGTTAATATGTGGTTTTTATATTCTCATTTTTACAGCTAAAACCAACGCCTCGAACTTTTCGCAACTCGTAATtctcataattataatatgcTATTCTTATAGATGAACCGTATCGTATGCTAAAATAAGATATTCTATGCGATTTGATTGTTGATCTTAACTTGTAACTAATTGTTGACGTCCCTTCATTTGTTGCTTAAACTTGGGTGTTgtggtacatatatatatatatgtatatatattctattggAACCTTATAGACTATTGCTACGTTTGTAAAAATTCTCTTGCATAACTCGTTAACAACGCTTGGCTCGTATTTGTTAGCCAGCGCATTCTGTATTTTGGCTTCCTCTAAGCGATAATtcatgttttcttttcttttccttttttgttggagattttgtttaacattttcatattttgttgtttgttttctaaGGCAACTTGTTAAAAGGcaactttaatatattattaaatgttaatCGCTTTACACTAAACAATTTCGGGATCATGAGCTCTTGTTCTTCGCCTTTCCACAATTTCAATTatcaattaatttcaatttaaaaaaatatgtagatatgtgtgtttttgttgttgtcagagtttaaaaacaaaccaaatataaattggtgtcctttttttttttttttttgatatttgcatttacatttatttcattttaattcatACAGATGATAAACGCTCTTAAGTTTTGTGTGTTGGGGAGATTTGgggaaatttcaatttcatttcttttagctaacaaaacaaaatgcataaaacaaatcaaagaaAACATAAGTTAACAATATATTGTAGgtaaagttaaattaaaagaatgctatataataattatatagcAATGCTTGAAGAGTCAATCATAAATAGGAGATTtgacataattaaataatatatcgCTCACATCGAGCAGATGTATCGATGGAAATATGAAAAAGTAAATTTCATAAACAATTCACTTTCAATGTTCTATGTTatacttattgttgttgctgcggttgGCATGCCTGTTTAACAATTATTTCTAAACTTAACATAGAGCACAACTTAAAGcgtattattatttgtaatatttaatattatatatgtatgcatatgtatgtatataagacTATTAATATGTGTACGCGTTTAGATCTCCTTTCGTTAAATAGCTTAATTAACTATCTTTGCACTTaactaattttcaaaattgtatgcctttttcttttgtaatatACGTTAttttccaaacaaaatttacaataaccaaatttacaTTTGCCACCATTTTTCTTCAAGAgtttacaaaaattgttttcttttttttttgttttgtttgttttttgcttatGACTTTGTACATTACgctataaaaaacaattaactaatccaacaacaacgaaacttgttttgttgtgtacaggtgtgtgtgtgtgtgtgtgcggagtTAAATATTCCAATAATTAATCGAAGTCAAATTCAACTTATACTTAAACTTTACACAATAACAACTTCTAAATCTCTATTGACAGGATCTTTGGTGCTGCTCAATGATCCGTTAGGCCCACATTAAACATCATCTTCACAtctatgcatgtatatatatgtatgtgtgtgtgtgtgtgtgtgtttgcgtgtgtccATATGGGTGTATAGGTTTATTAAATTGTTACCATCTGATTGCGCCGTCGTAATCGTCTTCCGTCCAGCGTTTTCCTTGTCCAAGTCAGAGTCAATTCGCTCATCTGCCGTCagctgcgctgctgcagccgtTGCATTTGCCGCTCCGTCCACCTTCCATTGGCCGCTACGAGCACCGcctgcagcagccgctgctccTCCTCGTCGATGACAGTTGTTACTTCCACCGGCTCGGCCTTCTGTTCCAGTGAGTGTCATTCAAACACATAGCGCTGGCGCAGCGCACGCGCTCGCTCTGGCTGCACACGTGTGGGTGGTCGTGGCACTTTGGGTTGTTTCTTGGCCTTGCGCTGCGCCGGTGGACGTGGTCGCGGGAATATCAATGGCTTCTCGTAGGCCTCGTCCAGACGCTCCGCTTTGATTGTGACACCGCAGTAGACGCGTCGCTCCTTCTTGAAACGATGCTTGAGCACCTGTTGGACACCATTGAGCAGCAGACAGAAGTGACGCCAGCTGGCGCGCGATTTGCGCCATGTGCCCTTCGCCTTGCCAAAGCCACAAAGATCGTTCAGAGGACGCGGCGAGCGTCGGCTGTTCGTGGGCGATGCAATTGGCTTGGCCACAGGCAACACATCCACCAGTGGTGGCAGCTGCTGTATCAACCGATACAGTCCAGCCTTTGAATCCTCCTGCTCCGGCGGCGTTTCCGCTGTTTCTCGTAGTTCGGTACGGCGTTGTTGCCGAGTGCGTGGTCGTTTATTTGCTTCAGCCGGCGAGACAA
The sequence above is a segment of the Drosophila virilis strain 15010-1051.87 chromosome 3, Dvir_AGI_RSII-ME, whole genome shotgun sequence genome. Coding sequences within it:
- the Noc1 gene encoding nucleolar complex protein 1, which codes for MPAAVATGMQINGPLKNKKIVFNDDGEALAKPKNEKHNKQPPAQKAQNNKNAANRSGQVKQPQRIKFADDGNAEVEEKEARFTKKPKEQPAKKSNQLPEGGPAKKPQRIKFDDDGAEKQQVTESENESDYEAEETATKKRNRQQFQADDNDAQQKWYQVHTEYPSTDEVLDMKENEQLELFNLCKSSFEAEKTTFNKRNPTDARWLQTALHKGTAKDRANAGALLVTSNPLGNLDALSNLIAFCKISNKSSNDVIAVLTDLWQEVLLPPQRKLLAIHTRGADWKHLKKRELHKEQTRRIYAYWYFESELKDQYHEYLKNLMQGLQTGQEHNKTAAIVAAAKLLAYAPEKEQMLLTMLVNKLGDPIAKIASKALHHLSEVAQRHPNMCGVIVAEAEKLLFRNNISERAQHFALCFLSSIAPSGRPEVCTKLVNICFALFKVLVQKGAVNNRTMQAILRCLQKAITEAQPAKGSTELLTKEMQDTIYRLVHLADIRVSVQTLGLLLQLVTVKTEKSDRFYNALYIKLLDLNLINIGGKTAAQLLHIVHRAIHTDKHVARAQAFVKRLLQLALYAPPNMAAGCLIVLHKLLRMRRELVAGIGDTAMAASAKKLLPAAAADDLDKFGSDGEEVYKDVDVDVDEKQTEATVKKEKEPGSSSWHHVHLVATESSKVRDIDACKYDPYHRVPAFAGAGYALRNELLLLRQHYHPTVQVFAEHILLEQRIDYYGDPLRDFGLPHFLERFAFKNPKKLDHQQAMEGAASAAHKRYTAFGARGKPVKSLTKTTCTEDEMFIFNYLEHKRKQAELMEQSKKQPKIEEKAPETVDDDLKEGEVDDDEFESYLDDFFGKKLKQGGDDDHDEGELNYLEELGGELQADKSKKKQKKKKQTEDDDMDDDWDDDAEDDLSGAEADDQSDDETGSIDLEPLDDNDEDDDDDDDDAGSISMDDDSDASEAPDSPDADEDDDDDDAPPKTKKSRKDATLNERNFAQKLKHSNDMSSLFAAADDFSALLEETGKSKGQGTSNALFNKDKSSDKQLKWEEKRRSNSKIYTSKKFGGGKAKMGGGKPKAGKKRKH